One window from the genome of Candidatus Methylomirabilota bacterium encodes:
- a CDS encoding DUF4392 domain-containing protein: MPASRSRLDAIDQVLALDLGGRGIGSFFTPGAALAAARALRGARHVLIATGFCVPPGLPETDGPPGAAVLGRALRRLGATVRYVTDPAVVEPLGAVLKALEEPVDIEIYPEGDGAAGALLDSERPTHLVAIERPGRARSGEYLSARGESVAAWNRPIDELFLVGGGGRRGPSQRARPVTIAVGDGGNEIGMGNVRSRLSREGRLMARIASVVGVDHLVVAGTSNWGAYGIVAALERLARRPLLHTPSLERRLIEACVDAGAVDGVLRRRTPTVDGLPLEAHTAVVELLRLAAPGRPAPAARRSGSKPDRV, translated from the coding sequence GTGCCCGCCTCCCGGTCCCGGCTGGACGCGATCGATCAGGTGCTGGCGCTCGACCTCGGCGGCCGCGGGATCGGGAGCTTCTTCACGCCGGGAGCGGCGCTGGCCGCCGCCCGCGCGCTGCGCGGCGCGCGCCACGTCCTGATCGCGACCGGCTTCTGCGTGCCGCCCGGCCTGCCCGAGACCGATGGGCCGCCCGGGGCCGCGGTGCTGGGACGAGCGCTGCGGCGGCTCGGCGCGACCGTCCGCTACGTGACCGACCCCGCCGTCGTGGAGCCGCTCGGCGCCGTGCTGAAGGCGCTCGAGGAGCCGGTCGACATCGAGATCTATCCCGAGGGTGACGGGGCGGCCGGGGCCCTGCTCGACAGCGAGCGGCCGACGCACCTGGTGGCGATCGAGCGGCCCGGCCGCGCGCGTTCGGGCGAGTACCTGAGCGCCCGCGGCGAGTCGGTGGCGGCGTGGAACCGCCCTATCGACGAGTTGTTTTTGGTCGGAGGTGGCGGCCGCCGAGGCCCCTCGCAGCGCGCGAGGCCCGTCACCATCGCGGTCGGCGACGGCGGCAACGAGATCGGCATGGGCAACGTGCGCAGCCGGCTCTCGCGGGAGGGCCGGCTCATGGCGCGGATCGCCTCGGTCGTCGGCGTCGATCACCTGGTCGTGGCGGGGACGTCGAACTGGGGCGCCTACGGGATCGTGGCGGCGCTCGAGCGGCTGGCGCGGCGGCCGCTCCTGCATACGCCGTCGCTCGAGCGGCGTTTGATCGAGGCGTGCGTGGACGCGGGGGCGGTGGACGGCGTCCTCCGCCGCCGCACGCCGACCGTGGACGGCCTGCCCCTCGAGGCGCACACGGCGGTCGTCGAGCTGCTGCGGCTGGCCGCGCCCGGCCGGCCAGCGCCCGCCGCGCGGCGGTCAGGCTCGAAGCCAGATCGGGTATGA
- the treZ gene encoding malto-oligosyltrehalose trehalohydrolase, which yields MNGFGASLHHEGVTFHVWAPRCRSVEVVLEGRRPQPMAPLDDGVFELTVGRLGAGTRYQYRLDGERYRPDPVSRWQPEGVHGPSAVVDPSVFTWTDGGFGGHGLADLVFYEVHVGAFTTAGTFEAAIAHLNQLADLGVTAIELMPVAEFPGSRNWGYDGVHLYAPQSTYGGPQGLRRLVDACHARGLSVVLDVVYNHLGPEGNYLGEFGPYFTDRYKTPWGQAVNFDGPDGAGVRRHFIDNARYWVREFHVDGLRLDAIHSIFDASPLHILAEIAEAVRAEAARLGRPGHVIAESHDNDRHIVLPRAQGGLGLDAVWSDDFHHALHVRLTGERGGYYVDFSDRRHLPRALSEGFAYQGEHSEYFGGARGTASADLPAERFVIFTQNHDQVGNRARGERLGALVPFEALKLAAALMLVAPALPLLFMGEEYGETAPFQFFTSFLDPELAEAVRRGRAAEFSRFAWEGAIPDPTLPLTFVRSRLNHSLAAAPRHHALRDYYRAWLGLRRAHPALGARNKERTRVDLDPSGAVLTVTRASAEGDPVQLFANLTAERRPWVEPAGSRLLLDSADPRFGGEPRTYPLAPFQVLLFELAR from the coding sequence ATGAACGGATTCGGCGCAAGCCTTCATCACGAGGGCGTGACCTTCCATGTCTGGGCACCCCGCTGCCGCTCGGTGGAGGTGGTCCTCGAGGGCCGCCGGCCCCAGCCCATGGCCCCCCTGGACGACGGCGTCTTCGAGCTGACCGTGGGGCGCCTGGGGGCCGGCACCCGCTATCAGTACCGGCTCGACGGCGAGCGGTACCGCCCCGATCCCGTGTCGCGCTGGCAGCCGGAGGGGGTGCACGGTCCCTCCGCGGTGGTGGACCCCTCCGTCTTCACCTGGACCGATGGGGGGTTCGGCGGCCACGGGCTCGCCGACCTTGTCTTCTACGAGGTACACGTCGGGGCGTTCACCACCGCCGGGACCTTCGAGGCGGCCATCGCCCACCTCAACCAGCTCGCCGATCTCGGGGTCACCGCCATCGAGCTGATGCCCGTCGCCGAGTTCCCGGGCTCGCGCAACTGGGGCTACGACGGTGTGCATCTCTACGCCCCCCAGTCGACCTACGGGGGGCCCCAGGGCCTCCGCCGCCTGGTCGACGCCTGCCACGCCCGCGGCCTCAGCGTCGTGCTCGATGTGGTCTACAACCACCTGGGCCCGGAGGGCAACTACCTCGGGGAGTTCGGCCCCTACTTCACCGATCGCTACAAGACCCCCTGGGGTCAGGCGGTGAACTTCGACGGCCCCGACGGCGCGGGCGTGCGCCGGCACTTCATCGACAACGCGCGCTACTGGGTCCGGGAGTTCCACGTCGACGGCCTGCGCCTGGACGCCATCCACTCGATTTTCGACGCGAGCCCGCTGCACATCCTGGCCGAGATCGCGGAGGCGGTGCGGGCGGAGGCCGCCCGGCTCGGCCGCCCCGGCCACGTGATCGCCGAGTCGCACGACAACGACCGCCACATCGTGCTGCCGCGGGCCCAGGGCGGCCTCGGCCTCGACGCCGTATGGTCGGACGACTTCCACCACGCGCTCCACGTCCGCCTTACCGGTGAGCGGGGGGGCTACTACGTCGACTTCAGCGACCGGCGCCACCTGCCGCGCGCGCTCAGCGAGGGCTTCGCCTACCAGGGAGAGCACTCCGAGTACTTCGGCGGCGCCCGGGGCACGGCCAGCGCCGATCTCCCCGCCGAGCGGTTCGTGATCTTCACCCAGAACCACGATCAGGTGGGCAACCGCGCCCGCGGCGAGCGGCTCGGCGCGCTGGTGCCGTTCGAGGCGCTGAAGCTCGCGGCCGCCCTGATGCTGGTGGCGCCGGCCCTGCCGCTCCTCTTCATGGGCGAGGAGTATGGCGAGACGGCGCCCTTCCAGTTCTTCACGTCCTTTCTGGACCCCGAGCTCGCCGAGGCCGTCCGGCGGGGTCGGGCGGCGGAGTTCAGCCGCTTCGCATGGGAGGGCGCGATCCCCGACCCGACGCTGCCGTTGACGTTCGTCAGGTCGCGGCTGAATCACTCGCTGGCGGCGGCGCCGCGCCATCACGCGCTGCGGGATTACTACCGGGCCTGGCTCGGGCTCCGGCGCGCGCACCCGGCGCTGGGCGCGCGCAACAAGGAGCGGACGCGCGTCGACCTCGATCCGAGCGGCGCCGTGCTCACCGTGACCCGTGCCTCCGCGGAGGGCGACCCCGTCCAGCTCTTCGCCAACCTCACCGCGGAGCGCCGGCCCTGGGTGGAGCCGGCCGGATCGCGCCTGTTGCTGGACAGCGCCGACCCGCGCTTCGGCGGCGAGCCGCGGACCTATCCTCTGGCGCCGTTCCAGGTCTTGCTCTTCGAGCTGGCGCGGTGA
- a CDS encoding 1,4-alpha-glucan branching protein domain-containing protein — protein sequence MGYPFSLVLHTHLPMVVNHGRWPHGSDWLCEAAFECYLPLLDVVHRLVADGISPKWTINLSPVLTEQLASPEFQKELAFYYENTRRACVESREHFGREGSQDMVKLTHFWEQFYERMWELHRRIGGDIPGTCADLEHQGHIEILTCAATHGYLPLLSRDESIHLQLRTAVETHRRHFGRAPRGIWLPECAYRPRYEWTPPTGPEQSKTRQVRPGIEEMLAAHGLEYFIADAHLIAAGAPLFFYRDYFPLRGEIVDAPPEMPRTERRSPYAPWRVASRGGNGSAIAFFRDPKTTLQVWSREHGYPGDFAYLEFHKKHFPGGLRFWRITDAAKDLGTKAPYEPEVAAQRIALQARHFIELVRDTAAKASTQGPALICSPYDAELFGHWWFEGPAWLEQVARGFQAAGVTAMTLGEALEAVPPRATVSLPEGSWGEGGDHRVWLNAHTEWTWDRVYSAEAEWVELLGRADGANADFRRVLAQATRELLLLQASDWQFLITTWAARDYAERRVAEHYAEFKHLAELARALADGQALSPEAAGMLRRLEREDFCFPELDPAWARGGAGGH from the coding sequence ATGGGCTATCCGTTCTCACTGGTCCTCCACACCCATCTTCCGATGGTGGTCAATCACGGTCGCTGGCCCCACGGCAGCGACTGGCTCTGCGAAGCGGCCTTCGAATGTTACCTGCCGTTGCTGGACGTGGTCCACCGTCTCGTCGCCGACGGCATTTCGCCCAAGTGGACGATCAACCTCTCGCCGGTTCTCACCGAGCAGCTTGCCTCCCCGGAGTTCCAGAAGGAGCTGGCCTTCTACTACGAAAACACCCGCCGCGCGTGCGTGGAGAGCCGGGAGCACTTCGGTCGCGAAGGCAGCCAGGACATGGTCAAGCTCACCCATTTCTGGGAGCAGTTCTACGAGCGGATGTGGGAGCTGCACCGCCGCATCGGCGGCGACATCCCGGGCACCTGCGCCGACCTCGAGCACCAGGGTCACATCGAGATTCTCACCTGCGCGGCGACCCATGGCTACCTGCCCCTCCTCTCCCGCGACGAGTCCATCCATCTCCAGCTCCGCACCGCGGTGGAGACGCACCGCCGCCACTTCGGCCGCGCTCCCCGCGGCATCTGGCTGCCCGAGTGCGCCTACCGGCCACGCTACGAGTGGACGCCGCCCACGGGCCCCGAGCAGAGCAAGACCCGGCAGGTCCGGCCGGGGATCGAGGAGATGCTGGCCGCCCACGGGCTCGAGTACTTCATCGCCGACGCGCACCTGATCGCCGCCGGCGCGCCCCTGTTCTTCTACCGTGACTACTTCCCCCTGCGCGGCGAGATCGTCGACGCGCCGCCGGAGATGCCCCGCACGGAGCGGCGCTCGCCCTATGCGCCCTGGCGGGTCGCCTCGCGTGGGGGCAACGGCAGCGCCATCGCCTTCTTCCGCGACCCCAAGACAACCCTGCAAGTGTGGAGCCGGGAGCACGGCTATCCCGGCGACTTCGCCTACCTCGAGTTCCACAAGAAGCACTTCCCGGGCGGATTGCGCTTCTGGCGCATCACCGATGCGGCGAAAGACCTGGGGACCAAGGCCCCCTACGAGCCCGAGGTCGCCGCCCAGCGCATCGCCCTGCAGGCCCGGCACTTCATCGAGCTCGTCCGCGACACCGCGGCCAAGGCCTCCACCCAGGGGCCGGCCCTCATCTGCTCGCCGTACGACGCGGAGCTGTTCGGCCACTGGTGGTTCGAGGGGCCGGCGTGGCTCGAGCAGGTGGCCCGCGGCTTCCAGGCCGCCGGGGTGACGGCGATGACGCTGGGCGAAGCGTTGGAGGCGGTGCCGCCGCGCGCGACCGTGTCGCTGCCGGAGGGCTCCTGGGGCGAGGGTGGCGATCACCGCGTGTGGCTCAACGCCCACACGGAGTGGACGTGGGACCGCGTCTACAGCGCCGAGGCCGAGTGGGTCGAGCTCCTCGGCCGGGCCGACGGGGCCAACGCGGACTTCCGGCGCGTGCTGGCGCAGGCGACGCGAGAGCTGTTGCTGCTCCAGGCCTCCGACTGGCAGTTCCTCATCACGACCTGGGCGGCCCGCGATTACGCCGAGCGCCGCGTCGCCGAGCACTACGCGGAGTTCAAGCACCTGGCTGAGCTGGCCCGCGCGCTGGCCGACGGCCAGGCCCTGTCGCCTGAGGCGGCGGGCATGCTGCGGCGCCTGGAGCGCGAGGACTTCTGCTTTCCCGAGCTCGATCCGGCCTGGGCCCGCGGCGGGGCCGGGGGCCATTGA
- the glgC gene encoding glucose-1-phosphate adenylyltransferase has translation MARRPRVLTMIMAGGKGERLHPLTRDRSKPAVPFGGRHRIVDFVLSNFVNSELLSLYILVQYKSQSLIEHVRLAWRTTGIVPDYFVTVVPPQMRTGPAWYRGTADAVLQNLNLIDDFNPDIVAIFGSDHIYRMDVNQLLGFHREAGAEVTVAARPVPLADAPQVGVLTVDASARVVDFHEKPAHPTPMPGDPQRVLASMGNYLFNRSVLAEALLADARRSTDHDFGRSIIPELVPTRRVFAYDFQLNEVPGVKPYEEPGYWRDVGTIDAYWQAHMDLLGEAPRFDIDNRDWPIRTGQYPGPPARFIGGDVDNTQIAEGSLIKRATIRNSILGRSVWVNEGAVIEDSIIMDHTTVGKGARLRRAIVDRFNIVPADAEIGLDPAADRRRYHVDPGSGLVVVPRGGRREFLTSLEEL, from the coding sequence ATGGCCCGACGCCCCCGCGTGCTCACGATGATCATGGCCGGCGGCAAGGGCGAGCGCCTGCACCCGCTGACGCGCGACCGCTCCAAGCCGGCGGTGCCGTTCGGCGGACGGCACCGGATCGTCGACTTCGTCCTGTCCAACTTCGTGAACTCGGAGCTGCTCTCGCTCTACATCCTCGTGCAGTACAAGTCGCAGTCGCTCATCGAGCACGTGCGCCTGGCCTGGCGGACGACCGGTATCGTCCCCGACTACTTCGTCACGGTGGTGCCGCCGCAGATGCGCACGGGCCCCGCCTGGTACCGGGGCACCGCCGACGCCGTGCTGCAGAACCTGAATCTCATCGACGACTTCAACCCCGACATCGTCGCGATCTTCGGCTCCGACCATATTTACCGGATGGACGTGAACCAGCTGCTCGGCTTCCACCGGGAGGCGGGCGCCGAGGTCACCGTGGCCGCCCGGCCGGTGCCCCTGGCCGACGCACCGCAGGTCGGCGTGCTCACGGTGGATGCGAGCGCGCGGGTCGTCGACTTCCACGAGAAGCCGGCCCACCCGACCCCGATGCCCGGCGACCCGCAGCGCGTCCTGGCTTCGATGGGCAATTACCTCTTCAACCGCTCCGTTCTGGCCGAGGCGCTCCTGGCCGACGCGCGGCGCAGCACCGACCACGACTTCGGCCGCTCGATCATCCCCGAGCTGGTCCCGACCCGACGCGTCTTCGCCTACGACTTCCAGCTCAACGAGGTGCCGGGCGTCAAGCCCTACGAGGAGCCGGGCTACTGGCGCGACGTGGGCACGATCGACGCGTACTGGCAGGCCCACATGGACCTGCTGGGCGAGGCGCCGCGCTTCGACATCGACAACCGCGACTGGCCCATCCGCACCGGGCAGTACCCCGGTCCGCCGGCACGCTTCATCGGCGGTGACGTCGACAACACCCAGATCGCCGAGGGCTCGTTGATCAAGCGGGCCACCATCCGCAACTCGATCCTGGGCCGCAGCGTGTGGGTCAACGAGGGCGCGGTGATCGAAGACTCGATCATCATGGACCACACCACGGTGGGCAAGGGCGCGCGCCTCCGGCGCGCCATCGTCGACCGCTTCAACATCGTCCCGGCCGATGCCGAGATCGGCCTCGATCCGGCCGCCGACCGGCGACGCTACCACGTCGATCCGGGCTCGGGCCTGGTGGTGGTGCCGCGGGGTGGGCGGCGCGAGTTCCTCACGTCCCTGGAAGAGCTCTGA